The Lolium perenne isolate Kyuss_39 chromosome 6, Kyuss_2.0, whole genome shotgun sequence genome segment CGGTAGACAATAGTGGCGTGCTCGATGGGGCGCTGGAGTTCCACAAGTAGTTGGCGAATCCAAACTGCTTCAGCAACAACATGCACAAACGCCTTGTATTCCGCTTCAGCCGAAGACCGAGATACCGTAACCTGCCTTTTCGATGACCAAGAAACAAGATTATCACCCAAATAAACACAAAAGCCAGATGTGGATCGTCGAGTGTCTAAACACCCTGTCCAGTCTGCATCAGAATAAACTGTCAAGCTTGTTGGGGAAGATGAGTTAAGTAACCCATGATCAAGAGTTCCTTTTAACAGTAGCAAAGAATCTTTTTGACATGAGAAAGATGAGGTAAACGAGGATCATGCATATAGAGACATGCTTGCTGAACTGAATAAGAGATATCGGGTCGAGTGAGAGTAGTATATTGTAAAGCACCAGTGAGACTACGATATAAGGTTGGATCTGGAACAGGATCACCGTCAGCCGATAGTTTAGTACCAACATCAGCCGGTGTACGACATGGTTGACAGTCAATCATGCCAGCTCGGTTTAAGAGATCCATAATATATTGTCGTTGAGAAAGAAAAAGAGTAGAAGATGTTCTAGTGGCAGTGACACCAAGAAAATGATGAAGTGATCCTAAATCAGTCATAGAAAATTCTTTGTTAAGAAGAGTGATGATATGTTTAAGAAAAGAATCGGAGGAAGCTGTAATAACAATATCATCTACGTATAAAAGAAGATATGCCGTGTGAGGGGAAGATTGGAAAATAAAGAGAGATGTGTCACATTTAGAAGGGATAAAACCAGTAGTTTGAATGAATGTAGAAAATCGTTGAAACCAAGCACGAGGAGCTTGTTTAAGAACATAGAGGGATTTCTTGAGAAGACAGACAAGATTTGGATTAGATGAATCTTCAAATCCAGATGGTTGTTGACAATAAACGGTTTCATTGAGagtaccattaagaaatgcatttttaacatcaagttgatgaATAGGCCAAGACGAAGAAACTTCAAGATTGAGGATGATGCGAATAGTGCTTGGCTTGACAACATGGGAGAAGGTTTCATCAAAATCAATTCCTTGTTGTTGAGAAAAACCTCTGCAAACCCAACGAGCCTTGTAGCAAGCCAAAGACCCATCGGAGTTATACTTATGACGAAATACCCGATTCCCCGAGACAATATTGGCACCGGATGGTTTAGGAACGAGAGTCAATGTATTATTTTGAATAAGAGCATCAAATTCATCTTTCATGGCCGAGTGCCATAATGGATCAAGAAGAGCACGTTTGTAGGAGCTTGGGATATGTGAGATCGATGGAGTAGCTGAGAGATTGAGAAAACGTCGGGGAATATGAAAACCCTTTTTACCACGAGTACACATGACATGATCATTGGTAGGGATAGGTATGTGAACAACATTAGGAGAAGTGGATTAGTTGCTGGAGAAGAAGATGTAGTGGACGTGGGAGAGACTGTGTTAGAGGACGTGGTGACTGGAGAGTCTGCTGCGGCAGGAGAAGGTGACGCGGCGGGGTGCCGCGGGCTCACGGCAGGCTGCCGCGAGCTCTCGGCAGGAGGTGGTGCTGCCGCGGCAGGGGGCTCGGCTGCCACGGCGGGAGTTTCGGTAGGCACGAAAAGATGACGCGCCATGGGGGTAGGTGACGGTGAAATAGAATTAGGGATCGGCGGGGACTGAACGACAGAAAAGGGAAAAGTATTTTCATCGAAGGTGACATGACGGGATATAGGAACACGACCATAGGAAGGATCAAAACATCGCGATGCTTTGTGATCATCAGATGGACCTAAGTATATGCATGGCAAAGATCTTGGAGCTAGTTTATGGGCGGCGGTAGAGGAGATGTTAGGAAAACATAGACATCCAAAAACACGCAACTCAGAATAATCGGGGTGAGATAGAAAGAGAGATTGAAAGGAAGAATAAAGAGGACATGTTTTAGTTGGTCGTATGTTTAAAAGATATGTGGCTGTCCGTAGAGCCTCTGCCCAAAAACGTGGTGGAAGAGATGATTGGATTAGTAGGGTGCGTAAGATGGCGTTGATAGAACGAAGAGAACGTTCAGCCTTGCCGTTTTGAGGAGATGTGTATGGACAGGAAAAACGAAAAAGGATGCCTTGGGAGAGAAAGAAATGTCGATTTTGGTTATTATCAAATTCTTTTCCATTGTCACATTGGATGAAACGAATTGGAAGACCAAAGTGAGTTAGAACATATTGCCTAAAATTAATGAAAAGTTTGCGAACATCAGATTTGGCACGAAGAGGGAAGGTCCAAACATAATGAGAGTAATCATCTAAAATAACAAGATAATATTTGAACCCTGAAACACTTGGGACGGGAGAGGTCCATAAATCACAATGTAATAATTCAAATGGAAAAGTACTAGATGTAGTTGATGTGCCAAAAGGTAATCTAATGTGTTTGCCGCATTGACATGCATTACAAATAGAGGGATCATGAGAAGAACTAGAACTAGGGATGCTAAACTCTTGCGGCATGGATGACACGGTAGTTTTATTGGGGTGACCGAGACGACGATGCCATAGGTCGGCGGAGGCAATCATGGCTTAAGGTGTGGAGGTGGGTGCGCCATGGAGAGGATAGAGATCGCCCGAACTATTGTAACGAGCGAGGACCGCCCCCGTTTTCAGATCCTTCACAGATAAACCAAAGGGATCAAATTCTATGGAAACATTATTGTCAATGGTGAATTGACGAATAGAAATCAGATTTTAAATTAATGATGGAGCAATTAAAATATTTCGAAGGATAAAATTTGGTAGATTTTTAAAATTTGTGTTTGGATTAATGATATAAGAGTGACCGGTGCATGAGATTGGAATAGAGGATCCATCGCCAATGGTGATGGTAGAAAAGGGAGATGAGGAACAAGCTGGCAGAAAATCCATGTTTGAAGACATATGCGAGGAAGCACCAGAATCAAAAATCCAATCCGTACCTTCATGGTTGTTGAGTGTGAAATTGTTCATGGCAGCGAGGAAGGTGGCTTGGTCCCAGCTTGGTGGAGCGGTTGACGGAGCGGGAGACGCATGCATGTACTGAAGATCCGGAGGAGCGTGGTACATGTGGGGCAACGATGTCGGCGGAGCCATGTATTGCTGCGGTGACAGCATGTAAGTCGGCGAAGCCTGGGCGGTGTAGACCTGCTGCGGAGGACGAGGTGCGAAAAGCCTGGGTGCACTGATGGAGGGGTGGAGGCCGGGACTCCAGTGCCCGGTGTAGGCCGGTGGGCGCCGTACGGAGAGGGGGCCGACCAGGGCATCGGCCAGGCCTGAACGAGACCCGTCCATGGGTCATGCTGCGGCGGCCAAGGGGCCATGGAGGAGGGCGGTGGCGGCGCTGGTAATGTCGGCGCGGGTGGAGCTGGTACAGGAGCAGGTGGCCGCGGCGGAGGAGTCGACGCTGGAGCGGGTGGCCGATATACATGATTTTTGCCACGGTAGTTGGGGCTCGGACGCCATCCAGGAGGGGCCGTCGGTGGTGTAGAAGGAGTAGGCAGTAGGGGCGGGCGAAGCACCGTGTGAAACACCTGCGGAGGACGCCGGCCTTGCGAGCTTGATTCTGAGATTCGAGTTGCAAAATAGATCGCACTTCGGCGAAAGTTGGGTAAGGTTTCAGCAGTGGGATGAAGGCGACTTGCTTCTCAAATTGATCGCCGAGACCAATGAGAAGGGCGTTGATGAGGGTGCGGTCGGATCATCGAGTTCCCAAAGTTCGTCACCGATGGCCTTGATGCGTTGGCAGAAGACAGTGACGAGGGAGTCGCCTTGAGTGCTGGTGCGGAGCTCGATGTGAAGAGCGTTGACACGCGAGTTGGAGTTGTCCTGAAAGGGCTGCTGAAGGGCGGCCCATAGTTGGGCAGCCGTGGCGTCGTAGGTGGAGACCAGGTTGAAGAGCTCGGTGGAGATCCTGGTGTAGATCCATTGGATGACGGTGAGGTCCTCCTTGACCCAGCGTGGATCGGTGGGCCGAGGTGTCGAGGCAAGTTTGATGTGATCGCGGAGGCCGCAGCGATCGAGATGAACATGGAAGAGGTGGCGCCAATGGTAAAAGTTATGCTTGGAGAGATCGAGGACGATCGGGACGAATGGAGAAACGTCGGCGATCGTGTCGGCTGGGGTAAGTTGTGGGGGCTGTGAATTTTGTTGGCGATTTTGGTGGAGAGTAGAGGTAGAGGAAGAAGATAGATCGGCGTAGGCGCGCGCCTCGGCCGCGGTCCAGAGTGGACGCGATGGCGGCAGCGGCGGAGTGGGCGAAGCCATCTAGGTGCGGAAAACCTAGGCGTCCGATACCATGATAGATTGCGGAATATGATTGTATTGATATGCGGTAATTGGTGATTACATTGAGCCTCTTGGGCTGTTTATATagtagagaagacttggagagcaAGAAGCCTAGTAGAGATAGATCTAggttacaatcataaactacctAATATAACTAAACATAATATACTCTACCAACTATGCTCCGAAATGCTCCTCCCGGGTCGTCCGCGTGGACGACTCCAGAGGTCCACAACCCTGGCCACCTTGTAGACGTGTTGTCCTGGCCTTCGATGCCGccagtggcggcggtggtggtaacCGACCGTCGAAGAtgggcggcgcaccggcggccgtTCCTTCGCGCGCAGAGATGGTGCCATGTTGTGCGTGCATTCGgggtcggggggggggggggcgaggaTGTGTAGTTGACCGTGGAGGCATGGTGGTACGGCCAGGTGCAATTTGTGGGACGCCGACGAAATCCGTGCGGGGCAAGCCAATCTAGACTAGTTATGTGCTGGTCACACGGCAAGGCGGCGTTGGGCATCGGGATCATGGGGCGGCGCGCTCAGGCTCCGGGAGCTGCGGCGGGTTGAGCGAGCCTGCTCTAGGCCCAATCTAGGCTCGGGTTTCGGGTTGAGAAAATGTCTGTTGATGGTCTACGCTGCGGCTGGCGGTCGGGCGCTCTCTGTTCGGATTCTTGATAGTTCGTCTCCTCCTCGGCCGCCGGGCGCCGGTGGCGTGGGGGCTGCGGGTGCGGTTTTCAATAAAGGGGGTTATCCTAGGGTTCCACTTCTGGGAAGATGGTGACGTTTCTGAGGTTGGTCCTTCTTTATCTAGCTGGAGTGGTGAGTTCTGGAAAGCTTCGTCGGTGAATGTAACAGTGCATCTTATGCCTGGAATTTGCTGGATCGACTGGTATTCAATCGTGCGCACTCATGCTTCTAATTAGACCGGTTGGTTCTAAAGGGAGCGGCGCTGAGATATTTTCGGTGTTGCCATCAGATGACATTCTAGTTCATGGTGAGATCAGGGgtggagaatatcatgaaggctggATTGAAGGACTAGCAATTGTGGTTCCATCCTCTgtgatgttgagggacttgcttggtgctcCGGGTTACGCAATAGTAGTATGCAAGTGGGGGTGGCAGCAGTGGTGGAGCTAGGATTGAAGCAAGCCCGGGCCAAAAATTAAGGATAAAAATCAATTATAAAAAACTCTTGTAATAGCGCAAAAGAattactttggggagttgattcaGTTTGATTAGCATTTTTGCTTTGAGGAATTTCTTCGGATTGATGCATTCTATGTTGAGATGGATGGAAAATATCGCTTCATCTTCTATTCCTAAACTTGAAATCAATTACAAACAATTGTGAAACTATATTTACTCATCCTCTATTCGACTATTCCCACTTGCCATCCCTCATTACATGTCTATTTGTTAAACAAAAAGTTACCCGACAGTTGGAGATCGATCAACTCAACAGCATAGGGCTAGAAATCGCGGGCAGTGGCCTAGGGCAGGGACGCGGGGCGATGCAGCAGTGACGGAGCCCAGAGGTGGCGCCGCGGCGGCAAGTATGCAGGCAGGCAGGGGCGACCGGTGTGGGTGTCACTACCTTTAAAAATCTTTAAAGGCAATAAAAAAAGTGCTGTATCAAATCCTGTAGGGAAAAATCATTTAAGGCACAATTTTAAAGTGCCCCTAAAAATAGATTTTTTGAGGCACTATTGAAAATGCCTTTAAAAATAGATTTTTTGAGGCACTTTTAAAACTGCCTTACATTATAATTTGTGGCACTATTGAAAATGCTTTTAAAATAGATTTTTTAAGGCACTATTGAAAATACCCTTAAATCAATATTAGTCATTATGCCATAATGCCTCTAAAAACAATTGTAGGCATTATATAATATGCCTCTAAGAACAATTAAAGGCAATAATTTGCAGGCACCTAAAACATGAATTCAAGCTCACATTGTAGGTAAATTTCATATATATTATGATAAACAACTAATTATTACGCAGCAGACATATATATGGCTTTTATCCATTCAAAACATCACAAAGTTCTATTGTTTGCAACATTCAATTCAAGTTACAGGACTGAATTCAGTCAATTTGGAACTATAAATTCTTAGCTGTTGCAATTATACAAGCTTGTACATGCTTC includes the following:
- the LOC139832451 gene encoding uncharacterized protein; translation: MASPTPPLPPSRPLWTAAEARAYADLSSSSTSTLHQNRQQNSQPPQLTPADTIADVSPFVPIVLDLSKHNFYHWRHLFHVHLDRCGLRDHIKLASTPRPTDPRWVKEDLTVIQWIYTRISTELFNLVSTYDATAAQLWAALQQPFQDNSNSRVNALHIELRTSTQGDSLVTVFCQRIKAIGDELWELDDPTAPSSTPFSLVSAINLRSKSPSSHC